In Lactococcus protaetiae, the genomic window AATAATCACTGTTGCGATGATATGATAAGGCGTGATAGCAACAATGTTTCCTCCAACAAGTGAGTGAAGGGCTGCATTAATCACTGATTGACCGATAAAGGCGAGGGCGATAGCGAGTATAGCAGAAGATAGACCGAGGATAAGACTTTCTGCTGTGAACAAGCGAGAAATATCTTTTTTACGTCCACCCATTGCACGAATGATCCCGATTTCTTTTGTACGTTCTGCAACTGACATATAGGTTATGACAACAATCATGAAGATTGAAACAACGAGTGAGATACCAGCGACAGAAGCAAGAACTGTAGTGACGATGCCTGTGATGTTGTTAATAGTATCAAGGATTGACCCTACACCATTTGTAGCAAAGACTTTTTTACCATCTGACTTGATGTTTTCGATGTCTTTTGTTACTTGCTTAACATTTTTACTGTTGTTAGCAGTGATGACAGCGAAGAATGGGTCAGTTGAGTAATTATTTGCTTCAAAGAGCGATTTCATTGTGTCACTGGACATTGCTGCACCCATACCAGGGACACTTTGCATAATTCCTGAGATTTTCAAGTTTTGTGTGACTTGTTTTGGTCCCGTGCTTGTTGTCAGTGTGAATGTTGCGTCAACTGTTTTGCCAATCATGGATTTCCAGTCTTTGTTTTCAAAGGCTTTTTGGTCAAGAGAACGAACATCGGATTCTTGAAGGACAATTTCATTTTTGCTTGGTTTTTTACCTGCATCTAGGCTGGATTCTTGGAAAAGTGCAGTCCAGCTTTGAATTTGAGAAATGTGTCCGCTATTTTCTCCGAGTTTTACAGTGGTTGGTGTTCCGATGACATACATGGATTGAATATCTTTAACGTTATCAATGGCTTTAAGTTGGCTCATGGTTGAGCTTGTTAGTTTGAAGTCATCTGCATTTTGTGCCATGTTTTGGTTGGCATTTGACCACGCTTCTTGATTATTTTTGGTTGTATTATTTGGTCCACGTTTAACGACCGCTACAACGTTTGGATTGGCGATAGAGGTGACTTGGTCGTTCATGTATTTTGTTCCACCATTTCCTAAACCGAGGAAGAAGATGACGGAGAAAAGACCGATAGCTGTCCCAATTGCGATGAGGAGGTTGATTTTCCATGCATTTGTAAAATGTTTAAAGGCGGTTTTAAATGTGTCTCCAAAAGAGAGCGCCTTTGAATTTACTCGGGTGTGAGGTTCGGCTGGATAGGGTGCTTTGAGTCGCTCATCTCCAGTAATCACACCATCTGCCAAATGAATAATACGTGTGCCATAGTCTGCAACTTCTTGCGAGTGAGTAACGACGATTACTGTTTTGCCAGATTGAGCGATATCACGAAGAATGGCGAGGACTTCTTTAGTATTTTGTGAATCAAGCGCACCTGTTGGTTCATCTGCAAGGATAATTTCAGGGTCAGAAGCAAGGGCACGAGCGATCGCTACACGTTGTTTTTGTCCGCCAGAGAGTTGAGCAGGTTTTTTCTTACGATGTTCGTATAGCCCAACTTGTTTGGTGAGTTCAATCGCACGCGCATGACGTTCTTTTTCTGATAAGGCGGTCATTTTGAGGCTGACAAGGATGTTGTCAAGAACGCTGAGATAGCTCACGAGGTTGAAAGATTGGAAGATAAAGCCAATGGTATCCCTACGATATGCGTCCATGTCTTTTTCTTTTTTGGTTTTTTGAGCAATGCCATCAACGAGCACGTCACCTTCGTATTTACGGTCAAGTCCACCGATGATGTTCATCAGAGTGGATTTACCTCCTCCAGATTCTCCGAGTAAGCTGACGAAATCACCACGTTCAAATTCGAGGTTGATTCCTTTCAGGACGGGAAACTCATCTTTTCCAAGAAAATAAGATTTCTTGATATTTTTTAGTTCCAAGACGGGCATAAATAATTTCTCTTTTCTAAATAGGTTGTTAAGGTGGATTGACTCGTCAACCCTGAAGTCAAGACTTATTCAGTGGGAGTTTCGTAAAACATTTGTCCATTTTCTCTAGCCGCTGAAGCGACTGATAAAAGGGCAACTCGCCACTGAATTTAGTCGGACGAAATTCAAAGCTTAGTGCTGCTTTATCTCCGACCTAAGAGGTCGGAGTATTAGCACGCACTTGCTTCAATAAAATTATACTACTTTTTAATTGTACCTTAAATTTCATAAATAAAAATAAGACCTAAGTCTTATTTTGAAAATTATTTTCAAGATTATCCGTTGAACAAAAAGTCTAAAATGTTCATGCCTGTACTGGTTTGAGCTTTGTAAAGTTCGGTGTAACCACACTGTGAACAGGAGATGGTAATGTATTTTTTGTTTTGGACGTTAAATAGTTTTGAAAAATCGCCACCTGTTGCTTGTAATTGGTCTTGTTCAAAGTTGTGATTGCCGCATTTGATGCAGACGTATTGTTGTTGATAGCCGTTCATGATTGTTCCTCCTTATACTCGTTTCATTTCATGGTCTTTTGTCGAAAGAGCATGCGATGAACTGCAGATATACTGCTTTGCGCTAGTGCAAGAAATGATTTGCGTTTCTTGACAACTTGACTTTTAAGTTGAATGTTTAACTTAGCAGCACTAAGCTCCGCTTTCGTTCTACTGCCCTAAGGTCTTAGCGCTTTAGCGCTTGCGATTTGAGCTTGTTGCTTTAGCAACTTAGCGAAATCGACAGCGGAGCAAAGCGAGATAGACTTCAGGGGCAAGACCACTTCGCCTTGCGACTTTAGTCGCTTGCGATTTGAACTTGCCACTTTAGTGGCTTAGTGAAATCGATAGCGTAGCAAAGTGGAGATAGAGCGAATGGATAACGAAGCTTCGCTACGGTGTGACCTCATATCTTTGATGTGAGGTTGTGCCCTAACATTGGTGAGGGAGAAAGAATCCCCACCAATGAAGTAATCACTTCAAAGGTCAAGCAGTATTTAAGATATGAGTTCGAGTGCTTAGAAACGATTGTTATTCGTTTTTGTGGATGTCGAGCTCTATTACAAGATGTTTGGAGTGCTCTTTATACTATGTATGATTGTTTAATTTATAAGATTATCTTCCGCTATAATGTGATAGATTCACAAGAGCGAGTTAGATGTTTAACTACTTTAAGGTCTTATAAGTTGTGAATAAGTGCTAGTCTAATGTCTCCAAAATCAGTTAGTAATTTTATTATAGCGCAAATGATGAATATTTTTTAATCATTTGGCAGAGGTTCTTGTAAACGTTTTAATTTATTTTACAATTCTAAGTTCTTTTTGTCAATAATAATTTACTGACAGATGTTTGGACTGAGTTTACTTCTAAATCTGCTAAATACAGAAGATTCCAATGCAAAAAGATTTGAGAATGGATAACGGAGTGAGAGGAAGATAAAACAAGTGAACTTCTGATGTAAGATGGACTTTAGCTCCTAATGGAATAGTTGGAAGTGAAAAGGTATCATATTTTGAGCTATTTTTTTGATAGAATTGAGTTCGCAACACCAGAAGCTATGAGAAAAGACAAAATGAGACCTGCTCTACGAGCAGAACCACATTTTCTATCTACGTGCTTTCAGTACTTCGCTGTCCGTTTGCTTAGCTGCTAAAGCAGCAAGAGAAAAAGGCAAAGCACAAAGAGTCAAATGGCATTTCTCTACGCTTCTTGATGGTGTTGCTCGTATCTTGGTATAATTGAATGTGTATGATTAGAAATGAATAAAAAATAACCTGTTCTTAGTGTTTCTATTTTTCATCATTTCTTGCTAATCGTACTTACATCTTGTTATAATATTTTTATATAAAAGAAAGTGAGCAAGTCAATGGTGTATAAAGTTAATTTTAAAGAGGTGGAAACGATTGGTTTTGAAAATTCACCTGTAGCAGAGGCTTTAGCGGGTTTACGTGCGAATGAGGCACGTTATTTTTGGAATAAATATAAGTTTGAATATGTCACATATCCTGCAAACGAAAAGCCTGAGTTGGTTGAGTTGATGACAAAAATCTTGAAGGAAGAACGTGATTTGGTTTTTTCTGCAAAATTGCTTGAGGTGGCTGTTTATGAGGATGAACAGGTGTTTTGGCCAGAGTTTTACTATGAGGATGGGATGGTACTGAACTTGCTTTATGAAAAAGTACCAGCGGTTGAAGGGAAAAAACCTAAACGTGCGGTTGGAATCAAGCTGTCAGTAGGGATGGAAGTTCCGTCAGAACTTGAAGGGAAATTCAAATTTGCACGTCAACGCTCAAAGCTTGCTGGAGAAGTGCGAGGGTCATTTTTTACTGTGAAACAAGAGTGGCTATGATTTGATTTATACTAGTTCATCTTTAATTCTACCCAGTGCGATTACAACTAGCAGGCTGTGTATTGACAGCGTAGAACTTTTAAGCGGTGCGAAAAGTCTGTCAGTGTGCTGACAGCTTTTTTGTCAGCATATTTTACTTTCTGTCAGTAAATTTTTTTGATGGAATGGAGTGAAGTAAAGACTTATTCAGTGGGAGTTTCAACTCACCACTGAATTTAGGACACAACCTCTAGGTGTAACAACTAAGCGACCTGTACGCAGCTAAAGCTGCAACAGTCTGTTTAACATCTTCGATATGAGGTTACACCTCCGCTTCGCTTCGTTATCCATTCGCTCTATCTCCACTTTGCTACGCTATCGATTTCACTAAGCCACTAAAGTGGCAAGTTCAAATCGCAAGCGACTAAAGTCGCAAGGCGAAGTGGTCTTGTCCCAGAAGCCTATCTCGCTTTGCTCCGCTGTCAATTTCGCTAAGTTGCTAAAGCAACAAGCTCAAATCGCAAGCGCTAAAGCACTAACGCCCTAGGGCAGTCGGACGAAATTCAAAGTTGCCATTTCGCCTTATCGCTTTAGCGAGTTGCGACTTCGACTAGGCACGTTCGTGCCGTAGCGAGAATCGACAGCGCAGTGAAACGGAGATAGAGCGAATGGACAGCGGAGCGAAG contains:
- a CDS encoding zinc ribbon domain-containing protein → MNGYQQQYVCIKCGNHNFEQDQLQATGGDFSKLFNVQNKKYITISCSQCGYTELYKAQTSTGMNILDFLFNG
- a CDS encoding ATP-binding cassette domain-containing protein, whose amino-acid sequence is MPVLELKNIKKSYFLGKDEFPVLKGINLEFERGDFVSLLGESGGGKSTLMNIIGGLDRKYEGDVLVDGIAQKTKKEKDMDAYRRDTIGFIFQSFNLVSYLSVLDNILVSLKMTALSEKERHARAIELTKQVGLYEHRKKKPAQLSGGQKQRVAIARALASDPEIILADEPTGALDSQNTKEVLAILRDIAQSGKTVIVVTHSQEVADYGTRIIHLADGVITGDERLKAPYPAEPHTRVNSKALSFGDTFKTAFKHFTNAWKINLLIAIGTAIGLFSVIFFLGLGNGGTKYMNDQVTSIANPNVVAVVKRGPNNTTKNNQEAWSNANQNMAQNADDFKLTSSTMSQLKAIDNVKDIQSMYVIGTPTTVKLGENSGHISQIQSWTALFQESSLDAGKKPSKNEIVLQESDVRSLDQKAFENKDWKSMIGKTVDATFTLTTSTGPKQVTQNLKISGIMQSVPGMGAAMSSDTMKSLFEANNYSTDPFFAVITANNSKNVKQVTKDIENIKSDGKKVFATNGVGSILDTINNITGIVTTVLASVAGISLVVSIFMIVVITYMSVAERTKEIGIIRAMGGRKKDISRLFTAESLILGLSSAILAIALAFIGQSVINAALHSLVGGNIVAITPYHIIATVIIAVVIALVASLAPSGRAARLNTIEALATE
- a CDS encoding phage tail protein, with product MVYKVNFKEVETIGFENSPVAEALAGLRANEARYFWNKYKFEYVTYPANEKPELVELMTKILKEERDLVFSAKLLEVAVYEDEQVFWPEFYYEDGMVLNLLYEKVPAVEGKKPKRAVGIKLSVGMEVPSELEGKFKFARQRSKLAGEVRGSFFTVKQEWL